One region of Chryseobacterium sp. SORGH_AS_0447 genomic DNA includes:
- a CDS encoding DUF4249 domain-containing protein, which translates to MKNLFLSIVSLLFLTSCEKNIDLDLEDQSGKIVIEGNITDDTGPYLVKISKSVAYTTAVPYTAVENAQVVVSDNTGQTETLTYLGDGYYKTAHFTGQPGRTYTLKVTAEGQQYTAQSTMPQAVSFDGLDQDSFPIAGETTYTLLPVFTDPPALGNRYLFVFSVNNSSQKLFAEFSDNVNNGLPNQRPLLMPNDKDGIRVKSGDTIYVEMQCIDQNIFTYYSALLQILDGGAGSGVTPANPPSNISNGALGYFSAHTVRTKTKVIQ; encoded by the coding sequence CAAAGCGGAAAAATCGTTATCGAAGGAAATATTACGGATGATACCGGACCCTATCTTGTGAAAATCTCCAAATCGGTAGCGTATACGACCGCAGTGCCTTATACCGCTGTTGAGAACGCCCAGGTCGTGGTAAGCGACAATACGGGGCAAACCGAAACGCTGACCTATCTTGGAGACGGCTATTATAAAACCGCCCATTTCACCGGGCAGCCTGGCAGAACCTACACGCTGAAAGTGACGGCGGAAGGACAACAATATACTGCACAGAGCACCATGCCTCAGGCGGTCTCTTTCGACGGACTCGATCAGGATTCTTTCCCGATCGCCGGAGAAACCACCTATACCCTGCTGCCGGTCTTTACAGATCCTCCTGCGCTGGGCAACCGTTATCTTTTTGTATTTTCGGTAAATAACAGCTCCCAAAAGCTTTTCGCAGAATTTTCCGATAACGTCAATAACGGTTTACCCAACCAAAGACCTCTGCTGATGCCCAATGATAAAGACGGTATCAGGGTAAAGTCAGGCGATACCATCTACGTTGAAATGCAGTGCATCGATCAGAATATATTTACCTATTACTCGGCGCTGCTCCAGATTCTGGATGGCGGTGCAGGATCGGGCGTTACTCCGGCAAATCCACCAAGCAACATCAGCAACGGAGCACTCGGATATTTCTCTGCGCATACGGTAAGAACCAAGACCAAGGTAATCCAGTAA